One Xenopus tropicalis strain Nigerian chromosome 8, UCB_Xtro_10.0, whole genome shotgun sequence genomic window carries:
- the ccdc160 gene encoding coiled-coil domain-containing protein 160 homolog isoform X1, with protein MSCSKFTEIISIMENNKHWIEKLFPPHFTVQDFFSQSFEPEQLISEKISKEKVKNVEKMYHNAAERCLEAGKWKRKEELSNIFSYDPNIPDDQKEKEPPVGNLHDNVTCPIAAHVDDQCIWRENELKVLRHEMQQRYSEGAKFKNQLDACKLELSELKAKHKNTEQELGKAKEALTLSKTHIRNKGILVKQLQKDKLQKDSEIQSLKKDLHEKSVMINSLNKNLCIAGEEIQELKLKSKDLEQELITVKQQQGVKEGTLIENLKRNYILEKNKLLREIENLKEEERKREKTHSLNLAALDLLRKHFSSQSINTSTEVIQLKIVH; from the coding sequence ATGTCCTGCTCTAAATTCACAGAAATAATTTCAATAATGGAAAACAATAAACATTGGATTGAAAAGTTATTTCCTCCGCATTTTACTGTGCAAGATTTCTTTAGCCAGAGTTTTGAACCAGAGCAACTAATATCAGAAAAAATATCtaaagaaaaagtgaaaaatgttgaaaaaatgtACCACAATGCGGCTGAAAGATGTTTGGAAGCTGGCAAATGGAAAAGAAAAGAGGAGTTGTCTAATATATTTAGCTATGACCCTAATATACCAGATGATCAAAAAGAAAAGGAACCACCAGTAGGAAACCTGCATGATAATGTGACTTGTCCTATTGCTGCTCATGTGGACGATCAGTGTATTTGGAGAGAAAATGAATTAAAAGTGTTAAGACACGAGATGCAACAGAGGTACAGCGAAGGTGCCAAATTTAAGAATCAGCTGGATGCTTGTAAACTTGAGCTATCTGAGTTGAAAGCTAAGCACAAGAACACTGAGCAAGAGCTTGGCAAAGCGAAAGAAGCACTTACATTATCAAAAACACATATCAGAAATAAAGGCATCCTTGTAAAACAGCTGCAAAAGGATAAACTGCAAAAAGACTCAGAAATTCAGTCTTTGAAAAAAGATCTTCATGAAAAATCTGTGATGATAAACAGTCTTAATAAGAATTTGTGTATAGCTGGAGAAGAAATTCAGGAGTTAAAGCTAAAGAGTAAAGATTTAGAGCAAGAGTTAATAACTGTAAAGCAACAACAAGGAGTTAAAGAAGGCACATTAATTGAAAATCTAAAACGGAATTACATTTTAGAGAAAAACAAGTTGCTTAGAGAAATTGAGAATCTTAAAGAAGAAGAACGAAAGAGAGAAAAAACACATTCCCTGAACCTTGCAGCCTTGGACTTACTTAGGAAACATTTCTCTTCACAATCAATAAATACCAGTACTGAAGTTATTCAGTTGAAAATTGTACATTAG
- the ccdc160 gene encoding coiled-coil domain-containing protein 160 homolog (The RefSeq protein has 2 substitutions compared to this genomic sequence), whose amino-acid sequence MEDNKHWIEKLFPPHFTVQDFFSQSFEPEQLISEKISKEKVKNVEKMYHNAAERCLEAGKWKRKEELSNIFSYDPNIPDDQKEKEPPVGNLHDNVTCPIAAHVDDQCIWRENELKVLRHEMQQRYSEGAKFKNQLDACKLELSELKAKDKNTEQELGKAKEALTLSKTHIRNKGILVKQLQKDKLQKDSEIQSLKKDLHEKSVMINSLNKNLCIAGEEIQELKLKSKDLEQELITVKQQQGVKEGTLIENLKRNYILEKNKLLREIENLKEEERKREKTHSLNLAALDLLRKHFSSQSINTSTEVIQLKIVH is encoded by the coding sequence ATGGAAAACAATAAACATTGGATTGAAAAGTTATTTCCTCCGCATTTTACTGTGCAAGATTTCTTTAGCCAGAGTTTTGAACCAGAGCAACTAATATCAGAAAAAATATCtaaagaaaaagtgaaaaatgttgaaaaaatgtACCACAATGCGGCTGAAAGATGTTTGGAAGCTGGCAAATGGAAAAGAAAAGAGGAGTTGTCTAATATATTTAGCTATGACCCTAATATACCAGATGATCAAAAAGAAAAGGAACCACCAGTAGGAAACCTGCATGATAATGTGACTTGTCCTATTGCTGCTCATGTGGACGATCAGTGTATTTGGAGAGAAAATGAATTAAAAGTGTTAAGACACGAGATGCAACAGAGGTACAGCGAAGGTGCCAAATTTAAGAATCAGCTGGATGCTTGTAAACTTGAGCTATCTGAGTTGAAAGCTAAGCACAAGAACACTGAGCAAGAGCTTGGCAAAGCGAAAGAAGCACTTACATTATCAAAAACACATATCAGAAATAAAGGCATCCTTGTAAAACAGCTGCAAAAGGATAAACTGCAAAAAGACTCAGAAATTCAGTCTTTGAAAAAAGATCTTCATGAAAAATCTGTGATGATAAACAGTCTTAATAAGAATTTGTGTATAGCTGGAGAAGAAATTCAGGAGTTAAAGCTAAAGAGTAAAGATTTAGAGCAAGAGTTAATAACTGTAAAGCAACAACAAGGAGTTAAAGAAGGCACATTAATTGAAAATCTAAAACGGAATTACATTTTAGAGAAAAACAAGTTGCTTAGAGAAATTGAGAATCTTAAAGAAGAAGAACGAAAGAGAGAAAAAACACATTCCCTGAACCTTGCAGCCTTGGACTTACTTAGGAAACATTTCTCTTCACAATCAATAAATACCAGTACTGAAGTTATTCAGTTGAAAATTGTACATTAG
- the ccdc160 gene encoding coiled-coil domain-containing protein 160 homolog isoform X2 — MENNKHWIEKLFPPHFTVQDFFSQSFEPEQLISEKISKEKVKNVEKMYHNAAERCLEAGKWKRKEELSNIFSYDPNIPDDQKEKEPPVGNLHDNVTCPIAAHVDDQCIWRENELKVLRHEMQQRYSEGAKFKNQLDACKLELSELKAKHKNTEQELGKAKEALTLSKTHIRNKGILVKQLQKDKLQKDSEIQSLKKDLHEKSVMINSLNKNLCIAGEEIQELKLKSKDLEQELITVKQQQGVKEGTLIENLKRNYILEKNKLLREIENLKEEERKREKTHSLNLAALDLLRKHFSSQSINTSTEVIQLKIVH, encoded by the coding sequence ATGGAAAACAATAAACATTGGATTGAAAAGTTATTTCCTCCGCATTTTACTGTGCAAGATTTCTTTAGCCAGAGTTTTGAACCAGAGCAACTAATATCAGAAAAAATATCtaaagaaaaagtgaaaaatgttgaaaaaatgtACCACAATGCGGCTGAAAGATGTTTGGAAGCTGGCAAATGGAAAAGAAAAGAGGAGTTGTCTAATATATTTAGCTATGACCCTAATATACCAGATGATCAAAAAGAAAAGGAACCACCAGTAGGAAACCTGCATGATAATGTGACTTGTCCTATTGCTGCTCATGTGGACGATCAGTGTATTTGGAGAGAAAATGAATTAAAAGTGTTAAGACACGAGATGCAACAGAGGTACAGCGAAGGTGCCAAATTTAAGAATCAGCTGGATGCTTGTAAACTTGAGCTATCTGAGTTGAAAGCTAAGCACAAGAACACTGAGCAAGAGCTTGGCAAAGCGAAAGAAGCACTTACATTATCAAAAACACATATCAGAAATAAAGGCATCCTTGTAAAACAGCTGCAAAAGGATAAACTGCAAAAAGACTCAGAAATTCAGTCTTTGAAAAAAGATCTTCATGAAAAATCTGTGATGATAAACAGTCTTAATAAGAATTTGTGTATAGCTGGAGAAGAAATTCAGGAGTTAAAGCTAAAGAGTAAAGATTTAGAGCAAGAGTTAATAACTGTAAAGCAACAACAAGGAGTTAAAGAAGGCACATTAATTGAAAATCTAAAACGGAATTACATTTTAGAGAAAAACAAGTTGCTTAGAGAAATTGAGAATCTTAAAGAAGAAGAACGAAAGAGAGAAAAAACACATTCCCTGAACCTTGCAGCCTTGGACTTACTTAGGAAACATTTCTCTTCACAATCAATAAATACCAGTACTGAAGTTATTCAGTTGAAAATTGTACATTAG
- the phf6 gene encoding PHD finger protein 6, with protein MSSSTGQKKGPLRQRKCGFCRSNREKECGQLLISSNQKVAAHHRCMLFSSALVSSQSDSENLGGFSIEDIQKELKRGRKLMCSLCHCPGATIGCDVKSCHRTYHYHCALRDKAHIQENPSQGMYTIFCRKHKEQVQNSDDELEGSFTRRGLAPQRGRGRGSRGKSRTSNSRGQSEESRLSSLHCTEETESSSSRDRSPHRSSPSDTRPKCGFCHAGDEENETRGKLHVFNAKKAAAHYKCMLFSSGTVQLTTTSRAEFGDFDIKTVIQEMKRGKRMKCTLCGLLGATIGCEIKACVKTYHYHCGVEDKAKYIENMSRGIYKLYCKNHSGNDERDEEDEEREIRSKGNATVGHSQSTVQQLNGN; from the exons ATGTCTAGCTCCACTGGACAAAAAAAAGGCCCTTTGCGGCAGCGCAAATGTGGATTCTGCAGATCCAACAGAGAAAAAGAATGTGGACAGCTACTGATATCCAGCAACCAAAAGGTGGCAGCACATCACAGATGTATG ctGTTTTCTTCAGCTCTGGTATCATCACAGTCTGACAGTGAGAATCTTGGAGGCTTTTCAATAGAAGATATCCAAAAGGAGCTTAAGAGAGGAAGAAAGCTG ATGTGCTCACTTTGTCACTGCCCAGGAGCCACAATTGGTTGTGATGTTAAAAGCTGCCATAGAACCTACCATTATCACTGTGCCCTGCGTGACAAAGCTCATATTCAGGAAAATCCATCACAAGGAATGTATAC GATTTTTTGTAGAAAGCATAAGGAACAGGTGCAAAATTCAGATG ATGAATTAGAAGGTAGTTTTACACGCAGAGGTTTGGCTCCTCAACGTGGTCGAGGAAGAGGGTCCAGAGGAAAATCACGGACATCAAATTCTAGAGGGCAGTCTGAGGAGAGCAGACTTTCATCTTTACATTGTACAGAAGAAACTGAAAGCAGCTCGAGT AGAGATCGTTCCCCGCACAGAAGCAGTCCAAGTGACACTAGACCTAAATGTGGTTTCTGTCATGCAGGAGATGAAGAGAATGAGACAAGAGGCAAGCTCCatgtatttaatgcaaaaaaggcagCGGCTCATTACAAATGCATG CTTTTTTCCTCTGGTACAGTCCAGCTCACCACAACATCAAGGGCAGAATTTGGAGACTTTGATATCAAAACTGTGATCCAAGAAATGAAACGTGGAAAGAGAATG aagTGTACACTTTGTGGGCTACTAGGTGCAACAATCGGTTGTGAAATTAAGGCCTGCGTGAAGACATATCACTACCATTGTGGGGTGGAAGACAAAGctaaatatattgaaaacatgtCACGGGGAATTTATAA ACTTTATTGTAAAAATCACAGTGGAAATGATGAAAGAGATGAAGAGGATGAGGAACGTGAAATCAGAAGCAAGGGCAATGCAACAGTAGGGCACAGTCAGAGCACTGTGCAGCAACTCAATGGAAACTAA